In Equus przewalskii isolate Varuska chromosome 15, EquPr2, whole genome shotgun sequence, a single genomic region encodes these proteins:
- the NBEAL2 gene encoding neurobeachin-like protein 2 isoform X2 — protein sequence MAASERLYELWLLYYAQKDLGYLQQWLTAFVSAFEKSISLSSLEPRRPEEAGAEVPLLPLDALHVLAEQLDKGDLEQALLLLKLFIILCRNLENVEAGWGPVLVPRVLALLTRLAAELKGPPSPQEGRGPQLENVALHALLLCEGLFDPYQTWRRQHSGEVISSKEKSKYKFPPATLPCEFSDFFRESLQDADRLPPKLLLRLIHLFGAVLAGGKENGQMAVSAGSVQGLLGVVRGWGHGPAQDPRLVPLALKALVGAVHILHASRTPPRGPELRALLEGYFRVLNADWPAGPSSGPEEGLITLRVSMLDAIPMMLACEDRPVLQATFLSNNCFEHLTRLIQNSKVLDQDTDAIAVHVVRVLTCIMSSSPSAKEVFKERIGYPHLHEVLQSHGPPTHRLLQELLNMAVEGDHSICPPPPIRNEQPVLMLMQWLPALPTAELRLFLAQRLWWLCDSCPASRATCVQAGLVGCLLETLSTGVALGARCQEQLLALLQALGRVSLRPLELRHLLRPPPGLDSGPNGAEAENARHAGAIIRALSGMARHHGPARALRYFDLTPSMAGIMVPPVQRWPGPGFTFHAWLCLHPTAIAPAPAPTRPPQRKQLYSFFTSSGSGFEAFFTAAGTLVVAVCTRKEYLTVSLPEVSFVDSVWHCVAIVHVPGRRPFSQNLVHVYKDGHLVKTAPLRCPSLSEPFSSCCIGSAGHRTTTTTTGLPAPPVPAALAHTHPSLTRSQSVPVTTGLGWGSGLVAPLQEGSISSTLAGTQDTRWGSPTSLEGELGAVAIFHEALQAAALRVLCNLGPNETAPFKPEGDLHDLGTKLLLHYSPQACKNNICLDLSPGHGLDGRLTGHRVETWDVKDVVNCVGGMGALLPLLERVAAQPQDAEAGPAETHDLVGLELTSGHNTQGLLLPLGKSSEERMERNAVAAFLLMLRNFLQGHAVNQESLVQCQGPAIIGALLRKVPSWAMDMNVLMSTQMLMEQVAAEGSGSLLYLLYQHLLFNFHLWTLSDFAVRLGHIQYVSSIVREHRQKLRKKYGVQFILDALRTHYSPQRERPLAADDLRTVQTSLLGLAREFLARSSSTDDMQVVLSFLAAAGDDGQVVGTLDLLLALLQASSVQESLALFLLELGNLEVLLALLVRPSSLPLLPDRVCKILRRLQQNERLPERSRQRLRLRECGLQGLIACLPEGAVSPQLCQGLYKLFLGADCLNLSDLLAVVQLSLQADLSVRLDICRQLFHLIYGQPEIVRLLARQAGWQDVLTRLYVLEAATASSPLPSPPEPPASPEPALFKPPTESPEPSDVFLPSEAPCPDPDPFYHALSPFCAPFDLGLERASVGSGNTAGGGSSSGTLTPASQPGTPSPLDGPRPFPAARGRHSSSLSNVLEDGSLPEPTISGDDTSNTSNPQQTSEEELCNLLTNVLFSVTWRGVEGSDEAAWRERGQVFSVLTQLGASATLVRPPDCIKRSLLEMMLESALTDIKEASLGVLASLTQQALWLLRLLQDFLCAEGHGNQELWSEKLFEGVCSLLDRLGAWPHLANGTADLREMAQIGLRLVLGYIVLEDPQLHAQAYVKLHSLLQTAVPMRREEACYVLSKLEAVLARALNTSPSEPATEDKKSPAAAAAAAERCSWLVPLVRTLLDRAYGPLGLQWGLPSLPPTNGSPTFFEDFQAFCVTPEWRHFIDKQVQPTMSQFEMDTYAKSHDLMSGFWNACYDMLMSSGQRRQRERAHSRRAFQELVLEPAQRRVRLEGLRYAAALKQQAAQHSTALLHWGALWRQLSSPCGAWALRDPPTPRWKVSSAETYSRMRLKLVPNHHFNPHLEASALRDNLGEAPLTPTQEASLPLAMTKEAKVSTLPEELQEDELGEEELAALETAMEAAELDEQHEKLVLSAECQLVTVVAVVPGLLEVTTQHVYFYDGSAERVETEEGIGHDFRRPLAQLREVHLRRFNLRRSALELFFIDQANYFLNFPSKVGGATASSPSQAPRPQPCPIPSHTQVRNQVYSWLLRLRPPTQGYLSSRSPQEMLRASGLTQKWVQREISNFEYLMQLNTIAGRTYNDLSQYPVFPWVLQDYVSPTLDLSNPAVFRDLSKPIGVVNPKHAQLVREKYESFEDPAGTIDKFHYGTHYSNAAGVMHYLIRMEPFTSLHVQLQSGRFDCSDRQFHSVAAAWQARLESPADVKELIPEFFYFPDFLENQNGFDLGCLQLTNEKVGDVVLPPWASSPEDFIQQHRRALESEYVSSHLHEWIDLIFGYKQRGPAAEEALNVFYYCTYEGAVDLDHVADERERKALEGIISNFGQTPCQLLKEPHPARLSAEEAAQRLARLDTNSPSIFQHLDQLKAFFAEVISDGVPLVLALVPHRQPHSFITQGSPDLLVTVSASGLLGTHTWLPYDRNISNYFSFSKDPTMGNPKMQRLLSGPWVPGSGVSGQALAVAPDGKLLFSGGHWDGSLRVTALPRGKLLNQLSRHLDVVTCLALDTCGIYLISGSRDTTCMVWRLLQQGGLSVGLASKPVQVLYGHEAAVSCVAISTELDMAVSGSEDGTVIIHTVRHGQFVAALRPPGASLPGPVSYLVLGSEGQIVVQSSARERLGAQVTYSLHLYSVNGRLRASLPLVEQPTALAVTEDFVLLGTAQCALHILHLNKLLPAAPPLPMKVPIRSVAVTKERSHVLVGLEDGKLIVVGAGQPSEVRSSQFARKLWRSSRRISQVSSGETEYNPGEAR from the exons AAGGACCTGGGCTACCTGCAGCAGTGGCTGACGGCCTTTGTGAGTGCCTTCGAGAAGAGCATCTCACTATCCTCTCTGGAGCCACGCAG GCCAGAGGAGGCAGGTGCAGAGGTGCCACTGCTCCCGCTGGATGCACTGCATGTGTTGGCTGAGCAGCTGGACAAGGGGGACCTGGAGCAGGCCCTGCTGCTGCTCAAGCTCTTCATCATTCTCTGCAG GAACCTGGAGAATGTAGAGGCAGGCTGGGGCCCGGTGCTGGTGCCCCGGGTGCTGGCATTGCTGACCCGCTTGGCAGCTGAG CTGAAAGGACCCCCATCACCACAGGAGGGCCGTGGGCCTCAGCTGGAGAACGTTGCCCTGCATGccctcctcctctgtgaaggCCTCTTTGACCCCTACCAGACCTGGCGGCGCCAGCACAGCGG ggaaGTCATCAGCTCCAAGGAGAAGAGCAAATACAAGTTCCCGCCAGCCACTTTGCCCTGTGAATTCAGCGACTTCTTCCGAG AGAGCTTGCAGGATGCAGATCGCTTGCCTCCCAAGCTGCTGTTGCGTCTCATCCACCTCTTTGGTGCCGTCCTTGCAGGAGGGAAG GAAAATGGGCAGATGGCTGTGAGTGCTGGCTCTGTGCAGGGCCTGTTGGGTGTGGTGCGGGGCTGgggccatgggccagcccaggACCCCCGCCTAGTGCCACTGGCACTGAAGGCACTGGTGGGTGCAGTACACATCCTGCATGCCAGCCGCACACCGCCCCGTGGACCAGAGCTCCGAGCCCTGCTTGAGGGCTACTTCCGCGTCCTTAATGCCGACTGGCCAGCTGGACCTAGCTCTGGACCTGAAGAGGGCCTCATCACCCTAAGGGTCAGCATGCTCG ATGCCATCCCCATGATGCTGGCGTGTGAAGACCGGCCAGTGCTGCAGGCCACCTTCCTCAGCAACAATTGCTTTGAACACCTTACTCGCCTCATCCAGAACAGTAag gtACTGGACCAGGACACAGATGCCATTGCAGTCCACGTTGTCAGGGTGCTGACCTGCATCATGAGCAGCTCCCCCTCGGCCAAG GAGGTGTTTAAGGAGCGCATTGGCTACCCTCACCTACACGAGGTTCTGCAGAGCCACGGTCCCCCCACCCATCGGCTGTTACAAGAGCTGCTCAACATG GCCGTGGAGGGTGACCACAGCATATGTCCACCACCACCAATACGCAATGAGCAGCCGGTGCTGATGCTGATGCAGTGGCTGCCAGCACTGCCCACAGCTGAGCTGCGGCTCTTCTTAGCACAACGCCTCTGGTGGCTCTGTGACAGCTGCCCTGCCAGCCGTGCCACGTGTGTGCAGGCAGGTCTGGTGGGTTGCCTGTTGGAGACGCTCAGCACAGGGGTAGCGCTGGGGGCCCGCTGCCAGGAGCAGCTGCTGGCACTACTGCAAGCATTGGGCCGTGTGTCACTAAGGCCCTTGGAGCTGCGTCATCTGCTGCGCCCCCCACCAGGGCTGGACTCAGGGCCCAATGGAGCTGAGGCCGAGAATGCCCGACATGCAGGCGCCATCATTCGTGCATTATCAGGCATGGCCCGACACCATGGCCCTGCACGAGCCCTACGCTACTTTGACCTCACTCCCAGCATGGCGGGTATTATGGTACCCCCTGTGCAGCGATGGCCAGGACCTGGCTTCACCTTCCACGCCTGGCTCTGTCTGCACCCCACGGCTatagcccctgccccagcccccactcGGCCACCCCAGCGAAAGCAGCTGTACAG CTTCTTCACCAGCAGCGGCTCAGGGTTTGAGGCCTTCTTCACGGCAGCCGGGACCCTGGTGGTAGCTGTGTGCACCCGGAAGGAGTACTTGACCGTGAGCTTGCCTGAAGTGTCCTTTGTCGACTCTGTCTGG CACTGCGTGGCCATCGTCCATGTGCCTGGACGCCGACCCTTCAGCCAGAACCTGGTCCATGTCTACAAAGATGGACATCTGGTCAAGACGGCACCCCTTCGCTGCCCCTCCCTCAGTGAG CCTTTCTCCTCCTGCTGTATCGGCTCTGCTGGGCACCGCACAACGACCACCACCACGGGGTTGCCTGCGCCACCAGTCCCCGCTGCCCTGGCTCACACTCACCCCTCCCTCACTCGCTCCCAGTCAGTCCCAGTCACCACAGGGCTTGGCTGGGGGTCCGGGCTGGTGGCCCCCCTGCAGGAGGGCAGCATCAGCTCCACCCTTGCAGGTACACAGGACACTCGGTGGGGCAGCCCCACGTCCCTGGAGGGCGAGCTGGGGGCCGTGGCCATCTTCCATGAAGCCTTGCAGGCAGCGGCCCTGCGGGTCCTGTGCAACCTGG gGCCCAATGAGACGGCACCCTTCAAGCCCGAGGGTGATCTGCATGACCTTGGCACCAAGCTGCTCCTCCATTACTCACCTCAg GCCTGCAAGAACAATATCTGTCTGGACCTGTCCCCTGGCCATGGGCTGGATGGCCGCCTGACGGGCCACAGAGTGGAGACCTGGGACGTGaag GATGTAGTGAACTGTGTGGGAGGCATGGGtgccctgctgcccctgctggagCGAGTGGCTGCACAGCCCCAAGATGCTGAGGCAGGTCCAGCTGAAACACATGACCTTGTGGGGCTGGAACTGACCTCTGGCCACAACACCCAAGGCCTACTTCTCCCACTGGGCAAGTCCTCAG AGGAGCGAATGGAGAGGAACGCTGTGGCTGCCTTTCTGCTGATGCTGCGGAACTTCCTGCAGGGCCATGCTGTGAACCAGGAGAGCCTGGTGCAGTGCCAAGGGCCTGCCATCATCGGGGCCCTCCTGCGcaag GTCCCCAGCTGGGCCATGGACATGAATGTGCTCATGTCCACTCAGATGCTGATGGAGCAGGTGGCAGCTGAGGGCAGTGGGTCCCTCCTCTACCTGCTCTACCAGCATTTGCTCTTCAACTTTCACCTCTGGACCCTCAGCGACTTTGCTGTGCGCCTTG GCCACATCCAGTACGTGTCTAGCATAGTCCGTGAGCATAGACAGAAGCTGCGGAAGAAATATGGGGTCCAGTTCATCCTTGATGCCCTGCGCACCCACTACAG CCCACAGCGGGAGCGCCCCCTAGCGGCCGACGACCTGCGCACGGTGCAGACTTCACTCCTGGGCCTGGCACGGGAGTTCCTGGCACGGAGCTCCTCTACTGATGACATGCAGGTTGTGCTGAGCTTTCTGGCAGCTGCAGGTGATGATGGCCAG GTGGTGGGCACACTGGACCTGCTGCTGGCACTGCTGCAGGCCTCATCAGTACAGGAGTCTTTGGCTCTCTTCCTGCTGGAGCTGGGGAACCTTGAGGTGCTGTTGGCATTGCTGGTGCGACCAAGCTCACTGCCCCTGCTGCCCGACCGAGTCTGCAAG ATCCTCCGCAGACTGCAGCAGAATGAGCGCTTACCTGAGCGGAGCCGCCAGCGGCTCCGGCTGCGGGAGTGTGGTCTCCAGGGTCTCATCGCCTGCCTGCCAGAGGGGGCCGTTTCCCCCCAGCTCTGTCAGGGCCTCTACAAGCTGTTCCTGGGGGCAG ATTGCCTGAACCTCTCAGATCTGTTGGCTGTGGTGCAGCTGTCCCTCCAGGCTGACCTCAGCGTCCGCCTAGACATTTGTCGCCAG CTCTTCCACCTCATCTACGGACAGCCAGAGATAGTGCGGCTGCTGGCCCGACAGGCTGGCTGGCAGGACGTGCTGACCCGGCTGTATGTGCTGGAGGCTGCTACGGCCAGCagtccccttccctctcccccagagCCACCCGCCTCCCCGGAGCCAGCCTTATTCAAGCCACCCACTGAGTCACCTGAGCCTTCGGATGTCTTCCTGCCCTCAGAGGCCCCCTGCCCCGACCCTGACCCCTTTTACCATGCGCTCTCCCCATTCTGTGCACCCTTTGACCTGGGCTTGGAACGGGCCAGCGTGGGCTCAGGCAACACTGCTGgcggtggcagcagcagtgggaCTCTTactccagccagccagcctggcacACCTTCCCCACTGGATGGGCCCCGGCCCTTCCCTGCTGCCCGTGGCCGCCACAGCTCCAGTCTCTCCAATGTGCTGGAGGACGGCAGCCTTCCAGAGCCCACCATCAGTGGAGATGACACCTCCAATACCAGCAACCCTCAG CAAACCTCTGAGGAGGAACTGTGCAACCTGCTCACCAACGTGCTGTTCTCGGTGACATGGCGGGGTGTGGAAGGCAGTGATGAAGCTGCTTGGCGGGAACGTGGCCAGGTCTTCTCGGTGCTCACCCAGCTGGGGGCCTCTGCCACACTTGTACGCCCACCAGACTGCATCAAGCGCAG CCTCCTGGAGATGATGCTGGAGTCAGCTCTGACCGACATCAAAGAGGCGTCCCTTGGGGTCCTGGCCAGCCTCACCCAGCAGGCACTTTGGCTGCTGCGCCTGCTACAGGACTTCCTGTGTGCCGAGGGCCATGGTAACCAAGAGCTGTGGAGTGAGAAG CTCTTTGAAGGTGTGTGCAGCCTGCTCGATCGCCTGGGAGCCTGGCCGCACCTGGCCAACGGCACAGCAGATCTCCGAGAGATGGCTCAGATCGGCCTGCGCCTCGTGCTTGGCTACATCGTGCTGGAGGACCCACAG CTGCACGCCCAGGCCTATGTGAAGCTGCATTCCCTGCTGCAGACTGCCGTGCCCATGCGCCGTGAGGAGGCCTGCTATGTGCTCTCTAAGCTGGAGGCGGTGCTCGCACGGGCGCTGAACACCTCCCCCAGTGAGCCTGCCACCGAGGACAAGAAGTCCCCAGCTGCAGCCGCTGCAGCTGCAGAGCGCTGCTCATGGCTGGTGCCGCTGGTGCGCACACTGCTGGACCGTGCCTATGGGCCACTCGGGCTGCAGTGGGGTCTGCCTTCCCTGCCACCCACCAACGGCAGCCCCACCTTCTTCGAGGACTTCCAGGCCTTTTGTGTCACACCTGAATGGCGTCACTTCATTGATAAGCAG GTGCAGCCCACCATGTCGCAGTTCGAAATGGACACCTACGCTAAGAGCCACGACCTCATGTCGGGCTTCTGGAACGCCTGCTATGATATGCTCATGAGCAGTGGGCAGCGGCGCCAGCGGGAGCGGGCACATAGTCGTCGGGCCTTCCAG GAGCTGGTGCTGGAACCTGCGCAGCGGCGGGTGCGCCTGGAAGGGCTGCGCTATGCGGCAGCACTGAAGCAGCAGGCGGCGCAGCACTCGACGGCCCTGCTGCACTGGGGGGCGCTGTGGCGGCAGCTCTCCAGCCCCTGCGGAGCCTGGGCCTTGAG GGACCCGCCCACCCCCCGCTGGAAGGTATCCAGTGCGGAGACATACTCGCGCATGCGTCTGAAGCTGGTGCCCAACCACCACTTCAACCCTCATCTGGAAGCCAGCGCCCTACGGGACAACCTGG GTGAGGCCCCCCTGACACCCACCCAGGAGGCCTCACTGCCTCTAGCGATGACCAAAGAGGCCAAAGTCAGCACCCTCCCCGAAGAGCTGCAGGAGGACGAGCTGGGCGAGGAGGAGTTGGCTGCGCTGGAGACGGC GATGGAGGCGGCAGAACTGGATGAGCAGCATGAGAAGCTGGTGCTGTCAGCTGAGTGCCAGCTGGTCACAGTGGTGGCTGTGgtcccagggctgctggaggTCACCACACAGCATGTGTACTTCTACGATGGCAGCGCCGAGCGTGTGGAAACCGAGGAGG GCATTGGCCATGACTTTCGGCGCCCACTGGCCCAGCTGCGTGAGGTCCACCTTCGGCGTTTCAACCTGCGCCGTTCAGCACTTGAGCTCTTCTTCATTGATCAGGCCAACTACTTCCTCAACTTCCCAAGCAAGGTTGGCGGGGCCACAGCCTCGTCTCCttcccaggcccccaggccccaACCCTGCCCCATCCCATCCCACACCCAGGTACGGAACCAGGTGTACTCATGGCTCCTGCGCCTGCGACCCCCTACCCAGGGCTACCTAAGCAGCCGCTCCCCCCAGGAGATGCTGCGCGCTTCAGGCCTTACCCAG AAATGGGTACAGCGTGAGATATCCAACTTCGAGTACTTGATGCAACTCAACACCATTGCGGGCCGGACCTACAATGACTTGTCTCAATACCCTGTG TTCCCCTGGGTCCTACAGGACTACGTGTCCCCAACCCTGGACCTCAGCAACCCGGCCGTCTTCCGGGACCTCTCCAAGCCCATCGGTGTGGTGAACCCCAAGCATGCCCAGCTCGTGAGGGAGAA GTATGAGAGTTTCGAGGACCCAGCAGGCACCATTGACAAGTTCCACTATGGCACCCACTATTCCAATGCAGCAGGCGTGATGCACTACCTCATCCGCATGGAACCCTTCACCTCCCTGCACGTCCAGCTGCAGAGTGGCCG TTTTGACTGCTCTGACCGGCAGTTCCACTCGGTGGCGGCAGCCTGGCAGGCCCGCCTCGAGAGCCCGGCTGACGTGAAGGAGCTCATCCCAGAGTTCTTCTACTTCCCCGACTTCCTGGAGAACCAGAACG gctttgACCTGGGCTGCCTCCAGCTGACCAACGAGAAGGTGGGTGACGTGGTGCTGCCCCCATGGGCCAGCTCTCCGGAGGACTTCATCCAGCAGCACCGCCGGGCTCTG GAGTCGGAGTAtgtctcctcccacctccatgaGTGGATCGACCTCATCTTTGGCTATAAGCAGCGGGGGCCGGCTGCGGAGGAGGCCCTCAATGTCTTCTATTATTGCACTTATGAGG ggGCTGTGGACCTGGATCATGTGGCGGATGAGCGGGAACGGAAGGCTCTGGAGGGCATTATCAGCAACTTTGGGCAGACTCCCTGTCAGCTGCTGAAG GAGCCACATCCAGCTCGGCTCTCAGCTGAGGAAGCAGCCCAACGTCTTGCACGTCTAGACACTAACTCACCTAGCATCTTCCAGCACCTGGACCAGCTCAAGGCCTTCTTTGCTGAG GTCATCAGTGATGGCGTGCCCCTGGTGCTGGCCCTGGTTCCCCACCGGCAGCCCCACTCCTTCATCACCCAGGGCTCCCCAGATCTGTTG GTGACTGTGAGTGCCAGTGGGCTGCTGGGTACCCATACCTGGTTGCCCTATGACCGTAACATAAGCAACTACTTCAGCTTCAGCAAAGACCCCACCATGGGCAACCCCAA GATGCAGCGACTGCTAAGTGGCCCGTGGGTACCAGGCAGTGGTGTGAGTGGGCAAGCCCTGGCAGTGGCCCCCGACGGAAAGCTGCTATTCAGTGGTGGCCATTGGGATGGCAGCCTGCGAGTGACTGCACTGCCCCGGGGCAAACTGTTGAACCAGCTCAGCCGCCACCTTG ATGTAGTGACCTGCCTTGCACTGGACACCTGTGGCATCTACCTCATCTCAGGCTCCCGGGACACCACGTGCATGGTGTGGCGACTCCTGCAGCAG GGTGGTCTCTCTGTGGGGCTGGCATCAAAGCCCGTGCAGGTCTTATACGGGCATGAGGCTGCAGTGAGCTGCGTGGCCATCAGCACTGAACTCGATATGGCTGTGTCTGGATCCGAG GATGGAACTGTGATCATCCACACTGTACGCCATGGCCAGTTTGTGGCAGCACTACGGCCCCCGGGGGCCTCGTTGCCTGGACCTGTGTCCTACCTGGTGCTGGGGTCTGAGGGCCAGATTGTGGTACAGAGCTCGGCACGGGAGCGTCTTGGGGCTCAG GTCACTTACTCCTTGCACCTGTATTCAGTGAATGGGAGGTTGCGGGCTTCACTGCCCCTGGTAGAGCAGCCCACAGCCCTGGCAGTGACAGAGGACTTTGTTCTACTGGGCACTGCCCAGTGTGCCCTGCACATCCTCCACCTGAATAA actGCTCCCAGCTGCGCCTCCCCTGCCCATGAAGGTGCCCATCCGCAGCGTGGCTGTGACCAAGGAGCGCAGCCACGTGCTCGTGGGCCTGGAGGACGGCAAGCTTATCGTGGTGGGCGCGGGGCAGCCCTCTGAG GTGCGCAGCAGCCAGTTCGCGCGGAAGCTGTGGCGGTCCTCGCGGCGCATCTCCCAGGTGTCCTCTGGGGAGACTGAGTACAACCCGGGAGAGGCGCGCTGA